The Caulifigura coniformis genome includes a region encoding these proteins:
- a CDS encoding CPBP family intramembrane glutamic endopeptidase has protein sequence MIDRRGLLRTAAFVYLALTALAVLIAWLVGLDLTSLLRPDPEEAAIGLAAVLPMSVVFFIAPDLKDRVVDLLGPALAQCRWYDLVALAAMAGISEELVFRGALEGWLRSYDILFAIVVANLLFGAMHPITVTYFLIAAGFGVYFSVLANLGPERNLTAPIVAHTVYDLIGFLLVARDFRKTSSGFVAPSRWPPAQTTTQPATTEPAIQDSADDETPADGTRPESKPPEY, from the coding sequence ATGATTGATCGGCGCGGTCTGCTCAGGACGGCTGCATTCGTCTATCTCGCACTGACCGCGCTCGCAGTTCTCATTGCCTGGCTGGTCGGATTGGACCTCACCTCACTCCTTCGACCGGATCCGGAGGAGGCCGCGATCGGGCTCGCGGCAGTCCTGCCGATGTCGGTCGTCTTCTTCATCGCGCCGGACCTCAAAGATCGCGTCGTCGATCTGCTGGGCCCCGCGCTTGCGCAATGCCGCTGGTACGACCTCGTGGCCCTCGCTGCGATGGCCGGAATCTCCGAGGAACTCGTCTTTCGCGGAGCGCTCGAAGGCTGGCTGCGAAGCTACGACATCCTCTTCGCCATCGTCGTCGCCAACCTGCTCTTCGGAGCCATGCACCCGATCACGGTGACATACTTCCTGATCGCGGCCGGCTTCGGCGTCTACTTCAGCGTCCTGGCAAATCTCGGCCCCGAGCGCAATCTCACCGCCCCGATCGTCGCCCACACCGTGTACGACCTCATCGGCTTCCTGCTGGTGGCCCGGGATTTCCGAAAGACATCCAGTGGCTTCGTCGCCCCCAGCCGCTGGCCACCGGCCCAGACAACAACGCAACCGGCAACAACAGAGCCGGCAATCCAGGATTCAGCCGACGACGAAACCCCGGCAGACGGGACCAGGCCCGAAAGCAAACCGCCCGAGTACTGA
- a CDS encoding FdhF/YdeP family oxidoreductase, with protein sequence MRRMKSGGGWAAVKYTLRMANKVTWPKLWRAMMSRNTCKTCAVGMGGQKGGMRNEMGHWPEVCKKSLQAMVADMQDGLRDEFFRRYSIAELRTLSPRDLEWSGRLTHPLYAGPGDTHYRVISWNDAFDRMAKQLTGTQPDENFFYCSGRSSNEAAFVLQLFSRLYGTNYVNNCSFYCHQASGVGLGQSLGTGTATVTLEDVENSDLFILIGGNPASNHPRLMRTLMNVRRQGGQVVSINPIKELGLVNFSVPSDVWSLFFGSKISSLYLQPHIGGDIPLLAGVAKVLLERRLVAKPYIKAATEGFDEFVKGVNALSWEEIERQSGVPRAQIEELGVLYGRAKNAVFGWTMGITHHLHGVENVRMIVNLALLRGMVGKPHAGLLPIRGHSNVQGIGSMGVAPNLKQQIFDNMEALLKVKLPTNPGLDTMACMRAAAEGKVKGAICLGGNLFGSNPDAYFAHRSLGNLDFITYINTTLNTGHAWGTAKETLILPCLARDEEPQPTTQESMFNYVRLSEGGEQRIAQAKSEHEILTTLGHRVLGDAGPVNWTELKLHRTVREMIAKVIPGFEAIGRIDETKQEFQIGGRTFHTPTFPTPSGKAQFAPLEEPMTRVASAAAAPEAGPGQGVLRMMTIRSEGQFNTVVYEEQDIYRGQDRRDVILMHVDDIQRFGFTIDQPVTVRSSVGELRGIRVRDIDIRAGNCAMYLPEANVLVPHEVDPQSKTPAFKSIWLTIEAERPSSVSSDGLVSLEMAGV encoded by the coding sequence ATGCGACGAATGAAATCCGGCGGCGGTTGGGCCGCCGTGAAGTACACGCTGCGGATGGCCAACAAGGTCACCTGGCCGAAGCTCTGGCGGGCGATGATGTCCCGCAACACGTGCAAGACGTGCGCGGTGGGCATGGGCGGCCAGAAGGGGGGGATGCGGAACGAGATGGGTCACTGGCCGGAGGTCTGCAAGAAATCGCTGCAGGCGATGGTGGCCGACATGCAGGACGGACTGCGGGATGAGTTCTTCCGCCGCTATTCGATTGCCGAACTTCGGACGCTCAGTCCGCGCGACCTGGAGTGGAGCGGCCGACTGACGCATCCTCTCTACGCGGGCCCCGGTGACACGCACTACCGAGTCATCTCGTGGAACGACGCCTTCGACCGCATGGCGAAGCAACTGACGGGCACGCAGCCCGATGAGAACTTCTTCTACTGCAGCGGCCGGTCGTCGAATGAAGCGGCCTTCGTGCTGCAGTTGTTTTCACGGCTGTATGGGACCAACTACGTCAACAACTGCTCGTTCTATTGCCACCAGGCGAGCGGCGTAGGCCTGGGTCAGAGCCTGGGAACGGGCACGGCGACGGTGACGCTCGAGGACGTCGAGAACTCGGACCTGTTCATCCTGATCGGGGGGAATCCGGCGTCGAACCATCCGAGGCTGATGCGGACTCTGATGAATGTCCGCCGCCAGGGGGGGCAGGTCGTCTCGATCAACCCGATCAAGGAACTCGGCCTCGTTAACTTCAGCGTTCCGTCGGACGTCTGGAGCCTGTTCTTCGGGTCGAAGATCTCGTCGCTGTACCTGCAACCGCATATCGGCGGCGACATTCCGCTGCTGGCGGGTGTGGCGAAGGTGCTGCTGGAGCGGCGCCTCGTGGCGAAGCCGTATATCAAGGCGGCGACCGAAGGCTTCGACGAGTTCGTGAAGGGGGTGAACGCGCTGAGCTGGGAGGAGATTGAACGGCAGTCGGGCGTTCCGCGCGCGCAGATCGAAGAACTCGGGGTTCTCTACGGCCGGGCGAAGAACGCGGTGTTCGGCTGGACGATGGGGATCACGCATCATCTGCATGGCGTCGAGAACGTGCGGATGATCGTCAACCTCGCGCTGCTGCGGGGCATGGTCGGCAAGCCACACGCCGGGCTGCTTCCGATCCGCGGGCATTCGAACGTTCAGGGGATCGGTTCGATGGGGGTCGCCCCGAACCTCAAACAGCAGATCTTCGACAACATGGAAGCGCTGCTCAAAGTGAAGCTGCCGACGAACCCGGGACTCGACACGATGGCCTGCATGCGGGCAGCGGCAGAAGGGAAGGTGAAGGGGGCGATCTGCCTGGGGGGCAACCTGTTCGGCAGCAATCCCGACGCGTATTTCGCCCACAGGTCGCTCGGCAACCTCGATTTCATCACGTACATCAACACGACGCTGAATACGGGGCATGCCTGGGGAACGGCGAAAGAAACGCTGATTCTCCCCTGCCTGGCGCGTGACGAAGAGCCGCAGCCGACCACGCAGGAGTCGATGTTCAACTACGTTCGCCTCAGCGAGGGAGGGGAGCAGCGGATCGCACAGGCCAAGTCGGAACACGAAATCCTGACGACGCTGGGGCATCGCGTGCTGGGCGACGCCGGGCCGGTCAACTGGACTGAGCTCAAGCTGCACAGGACCGTTCGCGAGATGATCGCGAAAGTCATCCCGGGCTTCGAAGCGATCGGCCGGATCGACGAGACGAAGCAGGAGTTCCAGATCGGCGGCCGGACGTTCCACACGCCGACGTTCCCGACGCCGAGCGGCAAGGCCCAGTTCGCACCGCTGGAGGAGCCGATGACGCGGGTCGCTTCCGCTGCGGCTGCTCCCGAGGCCGGGCCTGGGCAGGGGGTGCTGCGGATGATGACGATCCGCTCGGAAGGGCAGTTCAACACGGTCGTCTACGAGGAACAGGACATCTACCGCGGGCAGGACCGGCGGGATGTGATCCTGATGCATGTCGACGATATCCAGCGGTTCGGCTTCACGATCGACCAGCCGGTGACGGTGCGCAGCTCTGTGGGCGAACTGCGTGGAATCCGCGTGCGGGACATTGATATTCGCGCTGGGAACTGTGCGATGTACCTGCCGGAAGCGAACGTGCTGGTGCCGCACGAGGTCGACCCGCAGTCGAAGACGCCGGCCTTCAAGTCGATCTGGCTGACGATCGAAGCGGAGCGGCCGTCGTCTGTGTCGAGCGACGGCCTTGTTTCGCTCGAGATGGCGGGAGTGTGA
- a CDS encoding DUF1559 domain-containing protein: MFSSAPASSRPRRAFTLIELLVVIAIIAILIALLLPAVQQAREAARRTQCKNNLKQLGLALHNYESTFNVFPMTNAQNYLPNTQGFSPQARLLPYVEQGSLQNQMDFADYAFSGPFNNLVPNPKFASAFAVSLQVMLCPSDPAPSQNTGAGGAIYGGTNYMVSYGSGTGVNYDLRWRTDGLVYENSSSRMRDCTDGTSNTVFMSESVRSEGADVTLPAGTTPKHPYQKTINGSSGVTATLQSSQGMQGGGAWGSYVNGAGLIANPDLTAVWPTMTNWRGAQSLALRGRGTSWAHSGAISTLTNGYTTPNSKIPDVVIHFTGFFAPRSYHSGGAQVMLGDGSVRFIGENIDSAVHRGLHSCNGGEVLGEF, encoded by the coding sequence ATGTTCTCCTCAGCCCCCGCCTCATCGCGCCCCCGCCGCGCGTTCACACTGATCGAACTGCTGGTCGTCATCGCCATCATCGCGATCCTGATCGCGCTGCTCCTCCCGGCCGTCCAGCAGGCCCGCGAGGCCGCCCGCCGCACCCAATGCAAGAACAACCTGAAGCAACTCGGGCTGGCTCTGCATAACTATGAGAGCACCTTCAACGTTTTTCCGATGACCAATGCGCAGAACTACCTGCCGAACACGCAGGGTTTTTCGCCGCAGGCCCGCCTTCTGCCGTACGTCGAGCAGGGGAGTCTGCAGAACCAGATGGATTTCGCGGACTACGCCTTCAGCGGGCCGTTCAACAACCTCGTCCCGAATCCGAAGTTCGCCTCGGCCTTCGCGGTCTCGTTGCAGGTCATGCTGTGCCCCAGCGACCCGGCACCCAGCCAGAATACCGGCGCAGGCGGCGCGATCTACGGCGGCACGAACTACATGGTCAGCTACGGAAGCGGAACCGGCGTGAATTACGACCTCCGGTGGCGAACGGATGGCCTGGTCTATGAGAACTCCAGCTCCCGGATGCGGGACTGCACCGATGGCACTTCGAATACCGTTTTCATGAGCGAGTCGGTTCGCAGCGAAGGGGCCGACGTGACCTTGCCCGCCGGCACAACTCCGAAACATCCGTACCAGAAGACGATCAACGGATCGAGCGGCGTGACGGCCACACTCCAGAGCTCCCAGGGGATGCAGGGAGGCGGGGCGTGGGGATCCTACGTCAACGGGGCCGGGCTGATCGCGAATCCTGATCTGACGGCTGTCTGGCCGACGATGACGAACTGGCGCGGCGCACAGAGCCTCGCGCTGCGTGGCCGCGGAACGTCATGGGCCCACTCGGGCGCGATCAGCACTCTCACGAACGGCTACACAACCCCGAATAGCAAGATCCCCGATGTGGTGATCCATTTCACCGGGTTCTTCGCGCCTCGCAGCTACCACTCGGGCGGCGCTCAGGTGATGCTCGGCGACGGCTCGGTGCGGTTCATCGGTGAGAACATTGACTCGGCGGTGCATCGCGGCCTGCACAGCTGTAACGGCGGTGAAGTGCTCGGGGAATTCTGA
- a CDS encoding PepSY-associated TM helix domain-containing protein: MSTASPSERSVKTWPDYRAVWRWHFYASLFSMPFVILLSLTGAVYLFKPQIEAWNDRHFDQLTAASPATTPAQQVQAAIAAFPGSSATAYELPPSEHAAARVIVRNEGQATRVYVHPGDLSILHSVPEDQRLMRTMFRLHGELLMGDRGSNIVELAACWTIVMLLTGLFLWWPRNANGMGGVLYPRLRMGNRIFWRDIHSVTGMWISFFALFLLATGLPWAKFWGTYFKEVRRVTGTAVVQQDWTVGSERSGGGEHAGHGGSPRAGGRRGAGPGMPHDLEPLNRVVAAVTPLNLPDPIVVAAPAAGSKDWSAKSMTGNRPKRVNLTVDGSTGAITSREDFKDRHWVDRIVGIGIAAHEGQLFGWLNQLLGLMTAGGLILLSVSGVILWWRRREVGVLGAPKMILNPRFSPGLVAIIVLLGAYLPMFGASLLLVLILEWAVLCRIPPVRDWLGLKRPTSAAVLGGSP, encoded by the coding sequence ATGTCGACCGCGTCTCCATCAGAACGCTCCGTGAAAACCTGGCCCGATTACCGCGCCGTCTGGCGCTGGCATTTCTACGCCAGCCTTTTCTCGATGCCATTTGTCATCCTGCTCTCGCTCACCGGGGCGGTCTACCTGTTCAAGCCGCAGATCGAAGCATGGAACGACCGCCACTTCGATCAACTCACCGCTGCCAGCCCGGCGACGACGCCCGCTCAGCAGGTGCAGGCCGCCATCGCGGCCTTCCCGGGTTCGTCCGCGACCGCCTATGAGCTTCCCCCGTCTGAACACGCGGCGGCGCGGGTGATCGTCCGCAACGAAGGCCAGGCCACGCGTGTCTACGTCCATCCGGGCGATCTGTCGATCCTGCATAGCGTTCCCGAAGACCAGCGATTGATGCGGACGATGTTCCGGCTGCATGGCGAACTCCTGATGGGTGACCGCGGATCGAACATCGTCGAACTGGCTGCCTGCTGGACGATCGTCATGCTCCTGACGGGTCTGTTCCTCTGGTGGCCACGAAACGCGAATGGAATGGGGGGCGTCCTCTACCCGCGTCTGCGCATGGGAAACCGCATCTTCTGGCGCGACATCCATAGCGTCACCGGCATGTGGATTTCGTTCTTCGCGCTGTTCCTCCTCGCAACCGGACTGCCATGGGCGAAGTTCTGGGGGACGTACTTCAAGGAAGTCCGGCGCGTGACCGGAACTGCCGTTGTGCAGCAGGACTGGACCGTCGGCAGTGAACGATCCGGCGGCGGCGAGCACGCGGGGCATGGCGGGAGTCCCCGCGCCGGCGGACGGCGCGGCGCCGGCCCCGGAATGCCGCACGACCTGGAACCGTTGAACCGCGTCGTCGCCGCAGTCACTCCGTTGAACCTGCCCGATCCGATTGTTGTGGCCGCCCCGGCGGCTGGCTCAAAAGACTGGTCGGCCAAGTCGATGACCGGCAACCGGCCGAAACGGGTCAATCTGACTGTGGACGGCTCCACCGGCGCCATCACCAGTCGTGAAGACTTCAAGGACCGACACTGGGTCGACCGGATCGTCGGCATCGGCATCGCAGCACATGAAGGCCAGCTCTTTGGCTGGCTAAATCAGCTGCTCGGACTGATGACGGCCGGCGGGTTGATCCTGCTGAGCGTGAGCGGCGTGATCCTTTGGTGGCGTCGCCGGGAGGTCGGAGTGCTCGGAGCTCCGAAGATGATTCTGAACCCGCGGTTCTCGCCTGGGCTCGTTGCGATCATCGTCCTGCTGGGCGCCTACCTGCCAATGTTCGGCGCGTCGCTGCTTCTCGTGCTGATCCTGGAATGGGCCGTTCTGTGCCGCATCCCGCCAGTTCGCGATTGGCTGGGGCTCAAGCGACCCACATCCGCTGCGGTTCTGGGAGGATCTCCATGA
- a CDS encoding secondary thiamine-phosphate synthase enzyme YjbQ encodes MAWHQHELPLPAMPRGFHLITDRVVRAIPELPSVKAGLLHVFILHTSASLSINENADPDVPVDLEASFNAIAPEQFPYQHTCEGPDDMPAHVKASLLGNSLTIPVRNGRLVLGTWQGIYLCEHRNRGGSRRLMLTLQGESA; translated from the coding sequence ATGGCCTGGCATCAGCACGAACTCCCGCTCCCGGCGATGCCGCGAGGCTTTCATCTCATCACCGACCGCGTCGTCCGCGCGATTCCCGAGCTGCCTTCCGTGAAGGCCGGCCTTCTGCACGTGTTCATCCTGCACACGTCCGCATCGCTGTCCATCAACGAGAATGCCGACCCCGATGTCCCGGTCGACCTCGAAGCGTCGTTCAACGCCATCGCCCCCGAGCAATTCCCCTATCAGCACACCTGCGAGGGGCCGGACGACATGCCCGCCCACGTCAAGGCGTCGCTGCTGGGAAATTCGCTGACGATCCCCGTCCGCAACGGCCGGCTGGTCCTGGGAACCTGGCAGGGGATCTACCTCTGCGAGCATCGCAACCGGGGGGGCTCGCGGAGGCTGATGCTCACGCTGCAAGGCGAATCAGCATGA
- a CDS encoding outer membrane beta-barrel protein, protein MLKFSRKACLLAAGVSMGWSWAPLAAADIRLADRADLVFADDSSEMSLTLVDDQRKMCRQQERAWKQAQKDAAKAQKAQEKCNAKAQREACKGQGGGFTERVGGLCSGAGDMFTGELGDPFTINSLLWDTDCEEPCFTVGGWTQVGYHNDNDGAFNTRPDKFNLHQQWFFIEKVADGSDGIGFGGRIDAVYGQDGPNTQAFGNDPGRYDFSDDFNFGAQYGWAIPQAYAQVAYENLSVKIGHFFTLQGYEVVAATGNFFYSHALSMNYIEPFTHTGALATYTVNDQVELYGGWVAGWDSGFDRFNGATAWHGGIKVSPMENMSFVYTSTAGNLGWIGDGYSQTLLLTTNITDDLTSVIGSDYVRTNQGVYPAGAPSGDTFHAISAYNYLLYQVTDRTGVGMRNEWTKVDGISYNSFTAGLNFKPHANVVIRPEYRYNYSAAGDNMPAGGRNPLGIGVNESIVGIDAVVTY, encoded by the coding sequence ATGCTGAAGTTTTCACGGAAGGCCTGCCTGCTTGCTGCAGGCGTGAGTATGGGGTGGAGCTGGGCGCCACTCGCCGCAGCCGACATCCGTCTGGCCGACAGGGCAGACCTCGTGTTCGCCGACGACTCCAGCGAAATGTCGCTGACGCTCGTCGACGACCAGCGGAAGATGTGCCGCCAGCAGGAACGCGCCTGGAAGCAGGCTCAGAAGGACGCCGCCAAGGCCCAGAAGGCCCAGGAAAAGTGCAACGCCAAAGCCCAGCGCGAAGCCTGCAAAGGCCAGGGCGGCGGATTCACTGAACGCGTCGGCGGACTCTGCAGCGGCGCCGGCGACATGTTCACCGGAGAGCTCGGCGATCCATTCACGATCAACAGCCTCCTCTGGGACACGGATTGCGAAGAGCCCTGCTTCACCGTCGGTGGCTGGACCCAGGTCGGCTACCACAATGACAACGACGGCGCCTTCAACACGCGCCCCGACAAGTTCAACCTGCACCAGCAGTGGTTCTTCATCGAAAAGGTCGCGGACGGCTCCGACGGCATCGGCTTCGGCGGACGCATCGACGCGGTCTACGGTCAGGACGGCCCGAACACCCAGGCGTTCGGTAACGATCCCGGCCGTTACGACTTCTCCGACGACTTCAACTTCGGCGCGCAGTACGGCTGGGCCATTCCCCAGGCGTACGCCCAGGTGGCTTACGAAAACCTGTCCGTGAAGATCGGTCACTTCTTCACGCTGCAGGGTTACGAAGTCGTTGCCGCCACCGGTAACTTCTTCTACAGCCACGCCCTCTCGATGAACTACATCGAGCCGTTCACCCACACCGGTGCTCTCGCCACCTACACCGTCAACGACCAGGTCGAACTGTACGGCGGCTGGGTCGCTGGCTGGGATTCAGGCTTCGACCGATTCAACGGCGCGACGGCCTGGCACGGCGGTATCAAGGTGTCGCCCATGGAGAACATGAGCTTCGTCTACACCAGCACCGCAGGAAACCTCGGCTGGATCGGCGACGGCTACTCCCAGACCCTCCTCCTCACCACCAACATCACCGACGACCTCACCAGCGTCATCGGTAGCGATTACGTGCGGACCAACCAGGGCGTCTATCCGGCCGGTGCTCCTTCGGGAGACACCTTCCACGCGATCAGCGCCTACAACTACCTGCTGTACCAGGTCACGGATCGCACCGGCGTCGGTATGCGGAACGAATGGACCAAGGTCGACGGGATCTCCTACAACTCGTTCACCGCCGGCCTGAACTTCAAGCCGCATGCGAACGTCGTGATCCGTCCTGAGTACCGCTACAACTACTCGGCCGCCGGAGACAACATGCCCGCCGGTGGACGCAATCCGCTCGGCATCGGCGTGAACGAGTCGATCGTCGGCATCGACGCCGTCGTCACGTACTGA